A portion of the Verrucomicrobiota bacterium genome contains these proteins:
- a CDS encoding TetR/AcrR family transcriptional regulator: MKTNPVTRDQVLRAALAKFAECGYAGTSVQDIVDAAAVTKATLYYYFPNKAGLYQALLDYAHDERFRLMREAAARCASLPNKLVEVITALFEFLKEHRELIRLAFSTAFAAPGEIPAEIRYLDKCVRNFEFIQSLIKQGLAEGVVNRRFTSKELTMSIYGLINMYVMGQFFRPDHALTRRTAEQIVKLFLEGAGGKREVRKWAWGNRAPRKI; the protein is encoded by the coding sequence GTGAAGACGAACCCCGTCACTCGAGACCAGGTTTTGCGCGCCGCCCTGGCGAAGTTCGCCGAGTGCGGCTACGCCGGGACGTCGGTGCAGGACATTGTCGATGCCGCGGCCGTGACCAAGGCAACGCTGTATTACTATTTCCCGAACAAGGCCGGGCTGTACCAGGCGCTGCTCGATTATGCGCACGACGAGCGGTTCCGATTGATGCGGGAGGCGGCCGCCCGCTGCGCATCCCTGCCGAACAAACTGGTCGAGGTGATCACGGCGCTCTTTGAGTTTCTGAAGGAACACCGCGAACTGATCCGGCTCGCGTTCTCCACGGCGTTCGCGGCGCCCGGAGAAATCCCGGCGGAAATCCGGTATCTGGACAAATGCGTTCGCAATTTCGAGTTCATCCAATCGCTGATCAAGCAAGGTCTGGCCGAGGGCGTCGTGAACCGGCGATTCACGAGCAAAGAACTTACCATGTCGATTTACGGCCTGATCAATATGTACGTCATGGGCCAATTCTTCCGACCGGACCACGCCTTGACCCGTCGGACCGCTGAACAGATCGTCAAACTGTTTCTCGAAGGCGCCGGAGGCAAACGTGAAGTCAGGAAGTGGGCCTGGGGAAATCGCGCGCCAAGGAAAATCTGA